From the genome of Cytophagales bacterium WSM2-2:
GTTTCATTTTTAATTTGTTTTGATTGGAAAATGATTTTCTATTCAAAGGGAATGTAGGGCAAATCCTGAGCCAAACAGATTTAGCAACATGAAGCGCTGCAAGAATTAATAAAAAAGTAATCTTTCTGTCATTGGCCTCACACAAACCGGGTTAAGAAGAACTTAAAAATCCCTGCTCGCGCGCTGCTTCACATCTACCACTTTGCCCTGCTCAAAATCAACTTCAAGTACATCGGGCAGTAGGTTGAAGATCGCTGGCACAAAACCTACATAATATTCCCAGGTATCGGCTTCATCCTGATTTCCTTCATCACCCAAAAGTGCTTTCACTTCCACCTTGGTCTTGCCGATAAGCATTCGCTGTTCCACGATGTACCCCGACATTTCGTAGCGCTTTCCCTTGTCGGCCATCCATTTCTTTTGATCAAAATCCCGGGTGGGGTAGTAGCTCAGGTAAAAGACAAACACAGCCATAAGGCCGGCATACACCAGTGGCGTGGTAATGATGGTCATTAGCCATACCCTCATCTTGCGGGTGGAGTCATCCAAAGTCTTTGCTCTTCTGAATACCCAGCGCCAAAAGAAAAAAACAGGAACTCCTATCACCAGCAGGATGACAAGAGCTCCGATACTTATTACAAGAAAAGTCGACATACGATAAAGCAGATGTTGCGATTACATTCGAAAAGTACTACTCAACGGCTTATCTTCAAATCAAGTTGATGCGAGCTAACGTGGAGCATTTCGCAAAGCCGCTAAGTATTAGTAGAGACTTTACGTGAGCCCACTGGTTTTCATTCACTTCCTCGGATCGAACCTCCGGGTGTCAGTGTGATTAGTTAGCCGCAAAATCTCATTATTGGAAATATTTGTTGCGCGACATCATAAGGCTTAACGAAGGCTATTGCATTTTTATTTTCACATGTTATCTTTTCACTCATCACATAAAAACCAACCTATGAAAAGAAAATCATTACTCATTGCCTGTTTGTTCTTCACTGCAGCCGCTGTGTTTGCACAAACACCCGCCGACCAGGCCGCCATTGAAGAAAGAGAAAAGCTTGCTGTGTCTCTTGCCAATCAGCAGCTGGACGCTTACAATGAAAGAAACATTGATAAATTCCTCATGCCGTACAGCGACAGTGTGAAGGTGTACTCTTTCCCAGACAAGTTGCAGTACAAAGGGAAGACCCTGATGCGTGAGAGATACGAGAAGTTTTTTGCAACCACTCCCAATCTTAAATGTGAAATAACGAAAAGGATCATCCGTGGCAGTACCATTATTGATGAAGAAAAGATCACCGGGATTTCTGCGAATGCGATAACCGGTGTAGCCATCTATACTATCGAAAACAATAAAATCAGCAAAGTCTACTTCGTCGGGAGAAGGTAGATTTCACGCGGAGTCGCCAAGTCGCAAAGAAAAACCTGCATTCGCTTAGCGACTTGGCGACTCAGCGTGAATATTAATTCCATGTAAGCCCTCCTTCAAAAACATAACATTTCATTTGACTAACGATAACGTTCACCATCATCCATGTCCTTCTGATATGCGCTACTTTAATGCATATGAAATCCACTATAAAACTGATGCGGGCAATAGGTTGGGTTGTTGCCGTGTGTATCGTTGTTGCACTTATTTCATACAGCTCCCTACAGCAGCGCTATAAGAAAGAAAAGATGGAGGGGAACATACGACCAGGAAAGTAAAGGCTCTTAAATCAATGTGATTTAAGTCAGCTCAATTACTTCTTGTCCGCGTGAATCTATTATCGCAGCTCGCTCCTTCGCTGGTTTTACCAGGTTCTTTAGTTTGATCGTAAACGTAGTGCCCACTTTTTCTTCCGATTCTACGGATACTTGCCCTTGCAGTTTGTGCACCGCTTCCCTGAGTATAAATAATCCCAACCCCGAACCTTTCGACTGAACGTTGGCGCGGTAAAACATGTCGAATATTTTCTCCAGGTGATGTGCGGCAATGCCCACACCGTTGTCTGAATATTCAATGACGGCCTCGGCTTCAGAGATCCAGATCTTCATTTCAATGATTTGCTCTTCCTTGCTGAAGTCAGCATATCTTATTCCATTGGAGATAAGGTTATTGAAAATAACTTGTATCCGGTTGCGGTCAGAATAGAACGGAGCGTCATTTTTGTAACCGACAAACTTCTGTATTTGCGCTCCGCCCGTTACGAACTCATTGTCCTGGAAGATGTTCTCGATCATCTCTTTTAAGTCCAGCGACTCGGGGTGGATATCCAGTTTTTTATTCTTCGAGTAGCTCACAATTTGTGAAATGAAGTCTTCCTGTCTTTCAATGCTGCGTTGCATCATCTCCAGGTAGGTATTGAAGTTGTCTTGTGTGTTCTCCAGTTTCATCAGGCGTATCAGTCCTGATAGAGAAGCGAGGGGCGATCTCAGATCATGGGCGGTACTGTATAGGAAATTATCCAGTTCGGTATTCAGTTTGTCCAGCTCATCGTTATGTGATTTCAGCAGGAATGATTTTTCTTCGATCACCCGGAGTTGCCGGTTTCGCTGGTCGATGAGACTGACATAGGCACTGGCAAGCACTTTGATTTCATCAGCTGCATTGCCCGGCCTTAATGCACCGGGCTCGGACAGGTCTGCAGCTACTGAGTTAGCCATTTTAGAAAGGCTGGCAATAGGCGCTGAGAGCTGTTTGGATATCCAAAGTCCGGAAAGAATGGAGAAGAGTATAGCCCCGGTAAAAGTGAGAACATAGAAAAGGCTCGCCTTTTGTTTGATGGATACATATAGCGAGCCCGACAATTCGTTGAGTGTGAAATAATGACGGCCAAAGGCGAAGGTCAGGTTGTTAAGATCATTTCTCACGCCCGCTAAGCTGCCCAGCCCGATCTTTTTTTCCAGCTCCACGCGTTGCCTGAAAGTAGTAGTGTAGGCATTAAGGTGTGAGACCAGTTCTGCGTTGACAGGCGTCTTTGATTTTAACACGGACATAAACATATCACTCACCTCTTTGAACTTCTGCCAGTAAGCTGTGTCGTGTCTTAAGAAGAAGTCTTTTTCATTTCGCCTCAGAAACAGAACCGTGGTGCGGTAGAGTGGTATTTCGAGGGCGTGTGCATGCATGCGCATTTCACCCTCCAGCCCGTAGTCTTTGTAGCCGCGTACGAATACCAGGTTTTCAAGCTCTCTGAATTTATAATTGTATACGCTGAAGATACTGTCGATTCGCATCACGTGTTCCACGAAAGGATAATTGTTTTCTTCCATTTGGTTTCGCACTTTCTCCATCTCATTTTTAATGATCTGCACCAGGCTGTCACGCGTATCGAGGAACCGGCTTTGGTGAGTTTCAAAATACTTCTCGTTGGTAGATTCAAAGTCGAAGAAATCATTGTCGGCTTTGATCAGGTTCAGGGTATGGACCTGCAGCTGGTTGATCAGTTTGTGGAAGTCAGCGATGCCGTTGACACGGTTGAGCATATATACAGAGACAATGCCTACCAATAGAATGATCAGCGTGAGAAAAAGAAAACCGGAAAGCATCCGGCTTCGGATGGAGTTAAGATTAAAAAATTTCAGCATGTCAAAGGCTACGCGAGGATAAACCTCAATGATAACCTTTAGATGTTAACGCACTATTACGTTAACGCTAAAAAATGGCGTTTAACTACAGAGGAAATGCAGAAATGCAATTAACCGCAGAGGACGCCAAGATGCGCAGAGAGAATGCATTAGAAAAAACCTTTGCGAAGACTTTGCGTTCTTTGTGTCTTTGCGGTTAGAAAAAACTACGCTAAAAAATGCAATTTCACCGCAGAGGCGCTAAGGGCGCAGAGGAAATGCAATTAGAAAAAACCTTTGCGAAAACTTTGCGTTCTCTGTGTCTTTGCGGTTTAAAAAAACGATGCTAAAAAGCGCGAGTATGAGTTAGCCTATTTTCAGCGCAGTGGCATACCGTTCGGCTACGTTATCCCAATTGATGATCGGGAAAAGGTTATCCACGAATTCCGCCCGGCGGTTCCGATACTTTATATAATAGGAATGTTCCCAGACATCGATTACGAGTACCGGTATGATGCCCCACTGCGTCAGCTTTTCGTGGTTCTCACATTGCATCACCGACAGCTTTTGTGTGGAGGGATGGTAGCCCAGAATTCCCCAACCATTTCCGTCCACACCTTTGGCTGTCTTCGCGATCAGCGCTTTGAGTTTGTCATACGTTCCAAAATCTTTTTCAATTTGTTTGAGCAGCTCACCTTTCGGGTCGCTCTTTTTGTTCGTGAGGTTAGTCCAGAAAATAGTATGTAAAACATGCGATGACAGGTGGTAAGAGAGTTTCTTCGTCCAGTAGTCAACCGTTTCCAGGTTGCTGTCATCCATTGCTTTTCTGATCATCTGCAAATCTTTGTTAGCCGCCTTTACGGCATCGCCATGATGAAAAGTGTAATGCAGGTGCACCGTTTCCTGATCCATGCCCGGCTCGAGGAAATTTTCGTTGTAAGGCAACGGCTGCAGCGCAAAATTGCCGTCCGCATCCGTGAGCTTATCCATTTTATTTTCTTTCACACTTTGTGAAAACACAGAATCAACCGGGAGCAGACTTGCTCCTGCCAACACGAGACTGTTTTGTAAGAATAGTTTTCTGTTCATACTTGAAATTTAAGAAGTAAATACAACATTAGAAGAAGTGATTCAACTTAGAGATGTGTCAATTTAACCGCAGAGTTCGCGTGCGCAGAGATTGAAATGCAATTAGAAAAAACCTC
Proteins encoded in this window:
- a CDS encoding superoxide dismutase, which encodes MNRKLFLQNSLVLAGASLLPVDSVFSQSVKENKMDKLTDADGNFALQPLPYNENFLEPGMDQETVHLHYTFHHGDAVKAANKDLQMIRKAMDDSNLETVDYWTKKLSYHLSSHVLHTIFWTNLTNKKSDPKGELLKQIEKDFGTYDKLKALIAKTAKGVDGNGWGILGYHPSTQKLSVMQCENHEKLTQWGIIPVLVIDVWEHSYYIKYRNRRAEFVDNLFPIINWDNVAERYATALKIG